The following are from one region of the Streptomyces tuirus genome:
- a CDS encoding NAD(P)H-dependent flavin oxidoreductase, with translation MQTELSRQLGIEHAVFGFTPFPAVAAAISRAGGFGVLGAVRYTDPDELTRDLDWIEAHVGGRPYGLDVVMPAKKVEGVTEADVEAMIPEGHRQFVRDTLAKHGVPELAEGEAAGWRITGWMEQVARSQLDVAFDYPIRLLANALGSPPADVIARAHDRNVLVAALAGSARHARKHRDAGIDIVVAQGYEAGGHTGEIASMVLTPEVVDAVAPMPVLAAGGIGSGQQVAAALTLGAQGVWLGSMWLTTTEADLHSPALTRKLLAAGSGDTVRSRALTGKPARQLRTEWTDAWDDPAGPGTLPMPLQGLLVAEAVSRIQKYEVGPLLGTPVGQIVGRMNSERSVQAVFDDLTRGFEQAVDRVNRIAGRSGQS, from the coding sequence ATGCAGACGGAGCTGAGCCGGCAACTGGGAATCGAGCACGCCGTCTTCGGCTTCACGCCGTTCCCGGCCGTCGCCGCGGCCATCAGCCGGGCCGGCGGCTTCGGCGTGCTCGGCGCGGTCCGCTACACCGACCCCGACGAGCTCACCCGCGACCTGGACTGGATCGAGGCACACGTCGGCGGCCGGCCGTACGGCCTGGACGTCGTGATGCCGGCGAAGAAGGTCGAGGGCGTGACGGAAGCCGATGTCGAGGCGATGATCCCCGAAGGGCACCGGCAGTTCGTCCGGGACACCCTCGCCAAGCACGGCGTGCCCGAACTCGCCGAGGGCGAGGCGGCCGGCTGGCGCATCACCGGCTGGATGGAGCAGGTCGCCCGGAGCCAGCTGGACGTCGCCTTCGACTACCCGATCCGGCTCCTCGCCAACGCCCTCGGCTCCCCGCCCGCCGACGTCATCGCCCGCGCCCACGACCGGAACGTCCTCGTCGCCGCACTCGCGGGCAGCGCCCGGCACGCCCGCAAGCACCGGGACGCCGGGATCGACATCGTCGTGGCGCAGGGCTACGAGGCGGGCGGCCACACCGGCGAGATCGCCTCCATGGTGCTCACCCCCGAGGTCGTCGACGCCGTCGCCCCGATGCCCGTCCTGGCCGCCGGCGGCATCGGCAGCGGCCAGCAGGTGGCCGCAGCGCTCACCCTAGGCGCCCAAGGGGTGTGGCTCGGCTCCATGTGGCTGACCACCACGGAAGCGGACCTCCACTCACCCGCCCTGACCCGCAAACTCCTCGCGGCCGGCTCCGGCGACACCGTCCGCTCCCGCGCCCTGACCGGCAAGCCGGCACGCCAGCTGCGCACCGAGTGGACCGATGCCTGGGACGACCCGGCCGGGCCCGGCACTCTGCCCATGCCCCTGCAAGGGCTGCTGGTCGCCGAGGCCGTCTCGCGCATCCAGAAGTACGAGGTCGGCCCGCTGCTCGGCACCCCGGTCGGGCAGATCGTCGGCCGGATGAACAGCGAACGCAGTGTCCAGGCCGTCTTCGACGACCTCACCCGCGGCTTCGAGCAGGCCGTGGACCGCGTCAACCGCATCGCCGGAAGGAGCGGACAGTCGTGA
- a CDS encoding serine hydrolase domain-containing protein yields the protein MTDEAASGELTRRQLGRAGLALGGALALAPLPAGPAEASPAANHHPTLRHGSAARAGLLSSHLRRLVTDAEAFLAPSPKHPWYAGAVLLAGRGGTVALHRPIGMAVRYRAYDEKTDTGVEFPPGEQIPMAEDTVFDLASVSKLFTSILAVQQIERGALELEARVASYLPDFSRAGKQDITIRQLLTHTSGFRAWIPLYSAPTYEEKLQLIWNEQPVSAPGTAYLYSDLNLITLQLVLERITGRALDVLLPDEITAPLGLRRTRYNPPASWRPKVAATEDARAPWSGLDRGLVWGEVHDENAFSLGGVAGHAGVFSDAWDLAVLGRTLLNGGVYGRERILKPESVELLFTDFNTAFPGDEHGLGFELYQHWYMGAMATPRTAGHTGFTGTSLVLDPTTDSFLVVLGNSVHPMRSWRSGSAPRVAAANHLARAVPVRPARGRTAWFSGMAVATTATLTLPALDTTSGGARLSCALWWDTEPNADVLVLEATTDGGTTWQPVPFTTSRRGQEPEQHPSGSVTGWSGRVWHRLTAGLPAARALTLRWRYTTDRLYVGRGCYVDAPRVTAAGGVLFDEAHPADAARIEAVGWTPSAD from the coding sequence GTGACCGACGAAGCGGCGAGCGGCGAACTGACCCGGCGTCAACTGGGCAGAGCGGGACTGGCCCTGGGCGGTGCGCTCGCACTCGCCCCGCTGCCCGCCGGGCCCGCCGAGGCCTCCCCGGCGGCCAACCACCACCCCACCCTGCGGCACGGTTCCGCCGCACGCGCCGGACTGCTCTCCTCCCACCTGCGCCGGCTCGTCACCGACGCGGAGGCGTTCCTCGCCCCCTCCCCCAAGCACCCCTGGTACGCCGGCGCCGTCCTGCTCGCCGGACGCGGCGGCACGGTCGCCCTGCACCGGCCCATCGGCATGGCGGTGCGCTACCGGGCCTACGACGAGAAGACCGACACCGGCGTCGAGTTCCCGCCCGGCGAGCAGATCCCGATGGCCGAGGACACCGTGTTCGACCTGGCGTCGGTGTCGAAGCTGTTCACCTCGATCCTCGCCGTGCAGCAGATCGAGCGGGGCGCGCTGGAGCTGGAGGCGAGGGTCGCCTCGTACCTGCCGGACTTCTCCCGCGCGGGCAAGCAGGACATCACGATCCGTCAACTGCTCACCCACACCTCGGGCTTCCGCGCCTGGATCCCGCTGTACAGCGCGCCGACGTACGAGGAGAAGCTCCAGCTCATCTGGAACGAGCAGCCCGTCAGCGCGCCCGGCACGGCGTATCTGTACTCGGACCTGAACCTCATCACGCTCCAGCTCGTGCTGGAACGGATCACGGGCCGCGCCCTGGACGTCCTGCTCCCGGACGAGATCACCGCGCCGCTCGGCCTGCGCCGCACCCGCTACAACCCGCCCGCGTCCTGGCGGCCCAAGGTCGCGGCCACCGAGGACGCGCGGGCCCCGTGGTCCGGCCTGGACCGGGGCCTGGTGTGGGGCGAGGTGCACGACGAGAACGCCTTCAGCCTGGGCGGCGTCGCGGGTCACGCGGGCGTCTTCTCCGACGCGTGGGACCTGGCGGTCCTCGGCCGTACGCTGCTCAACGGCGGTGTCTACGGACGGGAGCGGATCCTGAAACCGGAGTCGGTGGAGCTGCTGTTCACCGACTTCAACACCGCCTTCCCCGGTGACGAGCACGGCCTCGGCTTCGAGCTCTACCAGCACTGGTACATGGGCGCGATGGCCACGCCGCGCACCGCCGGGCACACCGGCTTCACGGGCACCTCGCTGGTGCTCGATCCGACGACCGACTCGTTCCTCGTGGTGCTCGGCAACTCCGTGCACCCGATGCGCAGTTGGCGTTCCGGCTCGGCACCGCGGGTGGCCGCCGCGAACCACCTGGCACGGGCCGTGCCGGTGCGTCCCGCGCGGGGCCGCACGGCCTGGTTCTCCGGAATGGCGGTCGCCACGACGGCGACGCTCACCCTCCCCGCGCTCGACACCACCTCCGGGGGTGCGCGGCTGAGCTGCGCGCTGTGGTGGGACACCGAGCCGAACGCCGACGTACTGGTCCTGGAGGCCACCACCGACGGCGGCACGACCTGGCAGCCGGTGCCCTTCACGACCTCCCGCCGCGGCCAGGAGCCCGAGCAGCACCCCTCGGGCTCGGTCACCGGCTGGTCCGGCCGCGTCTGGCACCGGCTCACCGCCGGCCTCCCCGCCGCCCGGGCTCTGACGCTGCGCTGGCGGTACACGACGGACCGGCTGTACGTGGGCCGCGGCTGCTACGTGGACGCGCCGCGCGTGACGGCGGCCGGCGGCGTCCTGTTCGACGAGGCACACCCGGCGGACGCGGCGCGGATCGAAGCGGTGGGCTGGACGCCGTCGGCCGACTGA
- a CDS encoding acyl-CoA synthetase — protein sequence MSTPPVGFWAQAAQHPARKVLVAPDGEEWTAGRLHAAANRLVHGLRDAGLRRGDTFAVVLPNGVEFLTAYLAASQAGFYLVPVNHHLVGPEIAWIVSDSGAKVLLAHERFAGAARAAADEAGLPGTHRYAVGTAEGFRPYAELLDAQPESAPADRTLGWVMNYTSGTTGRPRGIRRPLPGKPPEEAYLGGFLGIFGIRPFDDNVHLVCSPLYHTAVLQFAGASLHIGHRLVLMDKWMPQEMLRLIDAHGCTHTHMVPTQFHRLLALPGEVKDRYDVSSMRHAIHGAAPCPDHVKRAMLDWWGPCVEEYYAASEGGGAFATAEDWLKKPGTVGKAWPISELAIYDDDGNRLPPGELGTVYMKMNTGGFAYHKDEAKTRKNRIGDFFTVGDLGHLDEDGYLFLRDRKIDLIISGGVNIYPAEIESALLAHPAVADAAVFGIPHDDWGEEVKAVVEPDPGHRPGPALAAGLLDHCAHRLAGYKRPRSVDFIAEMPRDPNGKLYKRRLREPYWQGRTRPV from the coding sequence GTGAGCACACCCCCCGTGGGCTTCTGGGCCCAGGCCGCACAGCACCCCGCCAGGAAGGTGCTCGTCGCACCCGACGGCGAGGAGTGGACCGCCGGACGTCTGCACGCCGCCGCCAACCGGCTCGTGCACGGCCTGCGCGACGCCGGGCTGCGACGAGGCGACACCTTCGCCGTGGTCCTGCCCAACGGTGTCGAGTTCCTCACCGCCTATCTCGCGGCCAGCCAGGCCGGGTTCTACCTCGTCCCCGTCAACCACCACCTGGTCGGACCGGAGATCGCCTGGATCGTCTCCGACTCCGGCGCCAAGGTGCTCCTCGCCCACGAGCGCTTCGCCGGCGCGGCCCGCGCCGCCGCCGACGAGGCCGGTCTGCCGGGCACCCACCGGTATGCCGTGGGCACGGCCGAGGGATTCCGCCCGTACGCCGAACTCCTCGACGCACAGCCCGAGTCGGCGCCCGCTGACCGCACCCTCGGCTGGGTCATGAACTACACCTCGGGCACCACCGGCCGCCCCCGAGGCATCCGCCGCCCGCTGCCCGGCAAACCGCCGGAGGAGGCCTACCTCGGCGGCTTCCTCGGCATCTTCGGCATCCGGCCGTTCGACGACAACGTGCACCTGGTGTGCTCGCCGCTCTACCACACGGCCGTCCTGCAGTTCGCCGGCGCGTCCCTGCACATCGGCCACCGGCTGGTCCTGATGGACAAGTGGATGCCCCAGGAGATGCTCCGCCTCATCGACGCCCACGGCTGCACCCACACCCATATGGTCCCCACCCAGTTCCACCGCCTGCTGGCGCTGCCCGGCGAGGTGAAGGACCGCTACGACGTCTCCTCCATGCGGCACGCCATCCACGGGGCCGCCCCGTGCCCCGACCATGTGAAGCGGGCGATGCTCGACTGGTGGGGGCCCTGTGTGGAGGAGTACTACGCGGCCAGCGAGGGCGGCGGCGCCTTCGCCACCGCCGAGGACTGGCTGAAGAAGCCCGGCACCGTCGGCAAGGCCTGGCCCATCAGCGAGCTCGCGATCTACGACGACGACGGCAACCGGCTGCCGCCCGGTGAACTCGGCACCGTCTACATGAAGATGAACACCGGCGGCTTCGCGTACCACAAGGACGAGGCCAAGACCCGAAAGAACCGCATCGGAGACTTCTTCACCGTCGGCGACCTCGGACACCTCGACGAGGACGGCTACCTCTTCCTGCGCGACCGCAAGATCGACCTCATCATCTCCGGCGGGGTCAACATCTACCCGGCCGAGATCGAATCGGCCCTGCTCGCCCACCCGGCCGTCGCGGACGCCGCCGTCTTCGGCATCCCGCACGACGACTGGGGCGAGGAGGTCAAGGCGGTCGTGGAACCGGACCCCGGACACCGGCCCGGACCCGCCCTCGCGGCCGGCCTCCTCGACCACTGCGCCCACCGGCTCGCCGGGTACAAGCGGCCCAGATCCGTCGACTTCATCGCCGAGATGCCCCGCGACCCCAACGGCAAGCTGTACAAGCGGCGGCTGCGGGAGCCGTACTGGCAGGGCCGGACGCGACCGGTGTGA
- a CDS encoding DUF2795 domain-containing protein, translating to MAELSPTDLQKALKGMDYPTDKQHLVERARSNHADEKIVRTLDGLKESRFDGPNEVQKAVFNQ from the coding sequence ATGGCCGAGCTCAGCCCGACCGATCTCCAGAAGGCCCTCAAGGGCATGGACTACCCCACGGACAAGCAGCACCTGGTGGAGCGTGCCCGCAGCAACCACGCCGACGAGAAGATCGTCAGGACCCTCGACGGCCTGAAGGAGAGCCGATTCGACGGCCCCAACGAGGTGCAGAAGGCCGTCTTCAACCAGTGA
- a CDS encoding acyl-CoA synthetase yields the protein MTTPGHGSTVDGVLRRSARRTPARVAVEYGERTWTYDELDTAVSRAASVLLDQGLTRGDRVGAYGHNSDAYLIAFLACARAGLVHVPVNQNLTGDDLAYIVGQSGSALVLTDPDLAARLPDDVRTLPLRDADDSLLARLPQAPAYDGPEPRTEDLVQLLYTSGTTALPKGAMMTHRALVHEYLSAITALDLSAGDRPAHSLPLYHSAQMHVFLLPYLAVGATNVILDAPDGDRLFDLIEAGRADSLFAPPTVWIALANRPDFSTRDLSGLRKAYYGASIMPVPVLERLRERLPGLAFYNCFGQSEIGPLATVLAPGEHKGRLDSCGRPVLFVDARVVDEDGKDVPDGTPGEIVYRSPQLCEGYWDKPEETAEAFRDGWFRSGDLAVRDAHGYFTIVDRVKDVINSGGVVIASRQVEDALYTHPGVAEAAVVGLPDERWIEAVTAVVVPRGEVSETELIDHVRERLAPFKAPKRVVFVDELPRNASGKILKRELRNDLGNG from the coding sequence ATGACGACGCCCGGACACGGCAGCACGGTCGACGGAGTCCTGCGGCGCAGCGCCCGGCGCACACCGGCGCGCGTCGCGGTGGAGTACGGCGAACGGACCTGGACCTACGACGAACTCGACACCGCCGTCTCCCGCGCGGCGAGTGTCCTCCTCGACCAGGGACTGACCCGCGGGGACCGGGTCGGCGCCTACGGCCACAACTCCGACGCCTACCTGATCGCCTTCCTCGCCTGCGCCCGCGCGGGTCTGGTGCACGTACCCGTCAACCAGAACCTGACCGGCGACGACCTCGCCTACATCGTCGGCCAGTCCGGCAGCGCCCTGGTCCTCACCGACCCGGACCTGGCCGCCCGACTCCCGGACGACGTACGGACCTTGCCGCTGCGTGACGCGGACGACTCGCTGCTCGCACGGCTGCCGCAGGCACCCGCGTACGACGGCCCCGAGCCGCGCACCGAGGACCTGGTGCAACTGCTCTACACGTCCGGCACGACCGCCCTGCCCAAGGGCGCGATGATGACGCACCGGGCCCTGGTGCACGAGTACCTGAGCGCGATCACCGCCCTCGACCTCAGTGCGGGCGACCGCCCCGCGCACTCCCTGCCGCTGTACCACTCGGCGCAGATGCACGTCTTCCTGCTGCCCTACCTCGCCGTCGGCGCGACGAACGTCATCCTCGACGCACCCGACGGGGACCGGCTCTTCGACCTGATCGAGGCGGGCCGAGCGGACAGCCTGTTCGCGCCGCCCACCGTCTGGATCGCCCTGGCCAACCGCCCCGACTTCAGCACCCGCGACCTGAGCGGCCTGCGCAAGGCGTACTACGGCGCGTCGATCATGCCGGTCCCGGTACTCGAACGGCTCCGGGAGCGCCTGCCCGGCCTGGCCTTCTACAACTGCTTCGGCCAGAGCGAGATCGGCCCGCTGGCCACGGTTCTCGCGCCCGGCGAGCACAAGGGCCGCCTGGACTCCTGCGGCCGGCCCGTCCTGTTCGTCGACGCCCGTGTGGTGGACGAGGACGGCAAGGACGTTCCCGACGGCACGCCCGGCGAGATCGTCTACCGCTCCCCCCAACTGTGCGAGGGCTACTGGGACAAGCCCGAGGAGACCGCCGAGGCCTTCCGCGACGGCTGGTTCCGCTCCGGCGACCTCGCGGTACGCGACGCGCACGGCTACTTCACGATCGTCGACCGGGTCAAGGACGTCATCAACTCCGGCGGTGTCGTCATCGCCTCACGCCAGGTCGAGGACGCCCTGTACACCCACCCCGGCGTCGCCGAGGCCGCGGTGGTGGGCCTGCCGGACGAGCGCTGGATCGAGGCGGTGACAGCCGTGGTCGTGCCGCGTGGCGAGGTCTCGGAGACGGAACTGATCGACCACGTCCGCGAACGGCTCGCCCCCTTCAAGGCCCCGAAACGCGTGGTGTTCGTGGACGAACTCCCGCGCAACGCCAGCGGGAAGATCCTCAAGCGCGAACTGAGGAACGACCTCGGGAACGGCTAG
- a CDS encoding penicillin acylase family protein: MRSRLRRLVLGATALVTAASALPAAAATTGQRAEQHPSRDGLSAVIRYTEYGIPHILAKNYADLGFGTGWAQAADEVCTLADGFVTLRGERSRYFGADAPAGGDLSAARTNLASDLYFRGVRESGTLEKLLAERAPVGPSREVRSMMRGWAAGYNAWLRQKKVTDPACAGASWVRPVTELDVAARGLAIASISGEGRFVDTITAAQPPAGGTAASGAPSVRTPGAKAVAKAADELWGDPGMGSNAVAFRGDTTAGGRGLLLGNPHYPWDGGRRFWQSQQTIPGELNVSGGSLLGTPAISIGFNAHVAWSHTVSTGIPANFHRLTLDPADPTTYLVDGRPERMKKRTVTVAVKDGAPVTRTQWWTRYGPVVTSLSSQVPLLWTGKTAYALNDPNAANLRFADTSLGFSKARGTGDVLASLDRHQGIPWVNTIAADRAGHSLYTQSQVLPRITDELAGRCSTELGRTTYPASGIAILDGSRGDCALGSDPGAVVPGIFGPARMPTLKDAPYVENSNGTAWMTNADRPLTGYERIFGTVGTQLGLRTRGAIEDVAAMADRGNLTVGDLQRQQFANRVPAGDLAAADVARACAALPGGTATGSDGKAVDVSAACGVLKTWDRTMDTGSRGALLFDRFWRRLEQAVPADRLWKVPFSAADPVRTPNTLNTDAPGLPTALADTVAELRGAGIALDAPLGAHQFVVRDGQRLPVPGGAGRLGVWNVIEPAWDAASGGYTEVPFGTSHLQAVGWDGSRCPVARTLLTYAQSSNPESPHFADQTRLFSGEKWVASRFCEKDILSSPELKVLRVHERR, translated from the coding sequence ATGCGCAGTCGTCTGAGACGACTTGTTCTCGGGGCCACGGCCCTGGTCACCGCCGCGTCGGCGTTACCCGCGGCGGCCGCCACGACCGGACAGCGAGCAGAGCAGCACCCGTCCCGCGACGGCCTGTCCGCCGTCATCCGCTACACCGAGTACGGCATTCCGCACATCCTCGCGAAGAACTACGCGGACCTGGGCTTCGGTACGGGCTGGGCGCAGGCCGCCGACGAGGTGTGCACGCTCGCCGACGGCTTCGTGACCCTGCGGGGCGAACGGTCCCGGTACTTCGGGGCCGACGCGCCCGCCGGGGGCGACCTCTCGGCGGCCAGGACGAACCTCGCCAGCGACCTGTACTTCCGCGGGGTCCGTGAGAGCGGCACCCTGGAGAAGCTGCTGGCCGAGCGGGCACCCGTGGGGCCGAGCCGTGAGGTCCGCAGCATGATGCGGGGCTGGGCCGCCGGTTACAACGCGTGGCTGAGGCAGAAGAAGGTCACGGACCCGGCCTGTGCGGGCGCCTCCTGGGTCCGGCCGGTCACCGAGCTGGACGTGGCGGCCCGTGGTCTGGCCATCGCCTCGATCTCCGGTGAGGGGCGGTTCGTGGACACGATCACGGCCGCGCAGCCTCCGGCCGGGGGCACGGCCGCCTCCGGCGCTCCGTCCGTCCGCACGCCGGGTGCGAAGGCGGTGGCGAAGGCGGCGGACGAGCTGTGGGGCGACCCCGGCATGGGCTCCAACGCGGTCGCCTTCCGCGGTGACACGACGGCGGGCGGCCGTGGCCTGCTACTGGGCAACCCGCACTACCCGTGGGACGGCGGCCGCCGCTTCTGGCAGTCGCAGCAGACGATCCCGGGCGAGCTGAACGTCTCCGGCGGCTCACTGCTCGGCACGCCGGCGATCTCCATCGGGTTCAACGCACATGTGGCGTGGAGCCACACCGTCTCCACCGGCATCCCGGCCAACTTCCACCGGCTGACGCTCGATCCGGCCGATCCCACGACGTACCTCGTCGACGGCAGGCCGGAACGCATGAAGAAGCGGACGGTGACGGTCGCCGTGAAGGACGGCGCACCGGTCACCCGCACCCAGTGGTGGACCCGCTACGGCCCCGTCGTCACCTCCCTCAGCTCCCAGGTCCCGCTGCTGTGGACCGGGAAGACGGCGTACGCCCTCAACGACCCGAACGCCGCGAACCTGCGCTTCGCCGACACCTCGCTCGGCTTCAGCAAGGCACGCGGCACGGGCGACGTCCTCGCCTCCCTCGACCGGCACCAGGGCATCCCCTGGGTGAACACGATCGCCGCCGACCGCGCGGGGCACTCCCTCTACACCCAGTCCCAGGTACTCCCCCGCATCACCGACGAGTTGGCCGGGCGCTGCTCGACGGAACTCGGCAGGACGACCTACCCGGCGTCCGGGATCGCGATCCTCGACGGCTCGCGCGGCGACTGCGCGCTCGGCAGCGACCCCGGCGCCGTCGTGCCGGGGATCTTCGGGCCGGCAAGGATGCCGACGCTGAAGGACGCCCCCTACGTGGAGAACTCCAACGGCACCGCGTGGATGACCAACGCCGACCGGCCGCTCACCGGATACGAGCGGATCTTCGGCACGGTGGGCACACAGCTCGGGCTGCGCACCCGCGGCGCGATCGAGGACGTGGCGGCGATGGCGGACCGCGGCAACCTGACCGTAGGGGACCTGCAACGGCAGCAGTTCGCCAACCGGGTGCCCGCGGGTGATCTCGCCGCCGCCGACGTGGCACGGGCGTGCGCCGCGCTGCCCGGCGGTACGGCGACGGGCAGCGACGGCAAGGCCGTCGATGTGTCCGCCGCCTGCGGCGTGCTGAAGACGTGGGACCGCACCATGGACACCGGCAGCCGGGGAGCGCTGCTCTTCGACCGGTTCTGGCGCAGGCTCGAACAGGCGGTGCCGGCCGACCGGTTGTGGAAGGTGCCGTTCTCGGCGGCGGACCCGGTCCGTACCCCGAACACCCTGAACACGGACGCACCCGGTCTCCCCACGGCCCTCGCCGACACGGTCGCCGAGCTGCGGGGCGCGGGGATCGCGCTCGACGCGCCGCTCGGCGCGCACCAGTTCGTCGTCCGCGACGGGCAGCGCCTGCCGGTGCCGGGCGGCGCGGGCCGGCTCGGTGTGTGGAACGTGATCGAGCCGGCGTGGGACGCGGCCTCCGGCGGCTACACGGAGGTGCCGTTCGGAACCAGCCATCTGCAGGCGGTCGGCTGGGACGGCAGCCGCTGCCCGGTGGCGCGCACGCTGCTGACGTACGCCCAGTCGTCGAACCCCGAGTCGCCGCACTTCGCCGATCAGACGCGGCTGTTCTCCGGTGAGAAGTGGGTGGCGTCGCGCTTCTGCGAGAAGGACATCCTGTCCTCGCCGGAGCTGAAGGTCCTGCGGGTGCACGAGCGCCGCTGA
- a CDS encoding phytoene desaturase family protein: MTAPEAPRAHRTYDAVIVGGGHNGLVAAAYLARAGRSVLVLERLDHTGGAAVSTRPFAGVDARLSRYSYLVSLLPRKIVRDLDLDFRVRTRTVSSYTPAERGGRPTGLLVGGGERRTREAFARLTGSDREFRAWQEFYGMTGRAAERIFPTLTEPLPTREALRRRLDDEEAWRVLFEEPIGVAVEERFADDLVRGVVLTDALIGTFADAHDSALRQNRCFLYHVIGGGTGDWDVPVGGMGALTDALADAARAAGAVLATGHEALRIATDGRTAEVTYRTADGEGIVAARHVLVNASPQALAELTGDPAPPPAEGAQLKVNMLLKRLPRLRDDSVDPREAFAGTFHIAEGYEQLATAHAQAAAGHLPAAPPSEIYCHSLTDPTILGPDLAERGYQTLTLFGLHTPARLFERDNDGVREDLLKATLAQLDAHLAEPLADCLATDADGRPCIEARTPLDLERDLGLPGGNIFHRELSWPYAQDGTGRWGVETGHANVLLCGAGAVRGGGVSGVPGHNAAMAVLESGND, translated from the coding sequence ATGACCGCACCCGAGGCACCCCGCGCACACCGGACCTACGACGCCGTCATCGTGGGCGGCGGCCACAACGGCCTGGTGGCCGCCGCCTATCTGGCCCGGGCCGGCCGCTCCGTGCTCGTCCTGGAGCGGCTGGACCACACGGGCGGCGCGGCGGTGTCCACCCGGCCCTTCGCCGGTGTCGACGCCCGGCTGTCCCGCTACTCGTACCTGGTCAGCCTGCTGCCCAGGAAGATCGTCCGGGACCTCGACCTGGACTTCCGGGTGCGCACCCGTACCGTCTCCTCCTACACCCCCGCCGAACGCGGCGGCAGGCCCACCGGACTCCTCGTCGGCGGCGGCGAACGGCGCACCCGGGAGGCGTTCGCCCGGCTCACCGGCTCCGACCGCGAGTTCCGGGCCTGGCAGGAGTTCTACGGCATGACCGGCCGCGCCGCCGAGCGGATCTTCCCGACCCTCACCGAACCGCTGCCCACCCGCGAGGCGCTGCGCCGCCGCCTCGACGACGAGGAAGCCTGGCGGGTGCTGTTCGAGGAACCGATCGGCGTCGCCGTCGAGGAGCGCTTCGCGGACGACCTGGTGCGCGGCGTCGTCCTCACCGACGCACTCATCGGCACCTTCGCCGACGCGCACGACTCCGCCCTGAGACAGAACCGCTGCTTCCTCTACCACGTGATCGGCGGCGGCACCGGCGACTGGGACGTGCCCGTCGGCGGCATGGGAGCCCTCACCGACGCCCTCGCCGACGCCGCCCGCGCGGCGGGCGCCGTCCTCGCGACCGGACACGAGGCGCTGCGCATCGCCACGGACGGCCGGACCGCCGAGGTCACCTACCGCACGGCCGACGGCGAAGGCATCGTCGCCGCCCGGCACGTCCTGGTGAACGCCTCCCCGCAGGCCCTGGCCGAGCTGACCGGCGACCCGGCCCCGCCTCCGGCCGAGGGCGCCCAGCTCAAGGTCAACATGCTGCTGAAGCGGCTGCCGCGGCTGCGCGACGACTCCGTCGACCCGCGCGAGGCCTTCGCCGGCACCTTCCACATCGCCGAGGGCTACGAGCAGCTGGCCACCGCCCACGCCCAGGCCGCCGCCGGTCACCTGCCGGCCGCGCCGCCGTCCGAGATCTACTGCCACTCGCTCACCGATCCGACCATCCTCGGACCCGACCTGGCCGAGCGGGGCTACCAGACGCTCACCCTCTTCGGCCTGCACACCCCGGCCCGGCTGTTCGAGCGGGACAACGACGGCGTGCGCGAGGACCTGCTGAAGGCGACCCTCGCCCAGCTCGACGCCCACCTGGCCGAGCCCCTCGCCGACTGCCTGGCCACCGACGCCGACGGACGCCCCTGCATCGAGGCCAGGACCCCGCTCGACCTGGAGCGGGATCTCGGCCTGCCCGGCGGCAACATCTTCCACCGCGAGCTGAGCTGGCCCTACGCCCAGGACGGCACCGGCCGCTGGGGCGTGGAGACCGGGCACGCCAACGTGCTGCTGTGCGGGGCGGGCGCGGTACGCGGGGGCGGCGTGAGCGGGGTGCCGGGACACAACGCGGCGATGGCGGTGCTGGAAAGCGGAAACGACTGA